A genomic segment from Thermococcus sp. LS1 encodes:
- a CDS encoding DEAD/DEAH box helicase: protein MSIFEAFKDLKGEIAHVSVFPPREGDFSDFRFNHREINALLNELGFTLYRHQVEALEKLYSGKNIVVTTPTASGKSEIFRLAIFDSYLSNPRATYLLIYPTRALINNQYEKFSLEAFHFFRLTEKMPTASILTGDVPWEERRKILREKPNVIFTTPDMLHYNVLRRWRDYEWLLRNLRYLVVDELHTYRGVFGSNTAYLFRRLAFRLKRLGVKPQIIALSATLRNPKEFAENLFKTKFEVVGEATNPFPRRYLILFEPRNLDERQLLRAVVERLAGRGIKTLVFFDSRKGTEKLLRFMLGSPVFTKTSTYKGTLPKNVRWEIEWDFKEGRLLVLLTTNALELGIDIGDLDAVINYGIPPDGLFSLIQRFGRAGRKADREAINGIVLRKNGLDYYYKEHVDELVEKLEKGIIEYMPVNLENERIAEKHLHYLLTEIGVIEWDELDEFERKVMERLVIERRASLRKNPITGKLEVRPLRPAFSYSSLRTATDESFFLVKDEPWIRAKLMQKRDMGELLRFVNWLKIKGYLIEEVDADEYHRSLLPGMAYFSRGELYMSGERLTLGKFHFVFARQLNRLWDVETFVSKREEVEILETTASKAYKGVEIGLGRLRVRHIYTGFAIKGNDVGNYVAELMRLKEAGVLKGEIYSPLNGERVKADEDFSILNWERFARVEFEEPHIREFETEGIWLVFPDWIREIPNEEFREFFGIAAEKGKEDLAFTLYENLDRKKLFPIYLGATSHVIRKAIDDALQRFGINEGELAFAIKKMVDSKDGIGSALHAIEHNIIKIAPIFTYVDSRELGGYSYASFPNPPHIGRPLVFIYDGNEFGAGLAPILYENAEKLMEKSLEHLKGCECKDGCPVCVLSPKCGTFNEFLDKWMAIRVWERLLKQPNKGQDF from the coding sequence ATGAGCATATTCGAGGCCTTCAAAGACCTCAAAGGCGAGATAGCCCACGTAAGCGTTTTTCCACCGAGGGAAGGTGATTTCTCGGATTTCCGGTTCAACCACCGTGAGATAAATGCCCTCCTCAACGAGCTGGGATTCACCCTCTACCGTCACCAGGTCGAGGCGCTGGAGAAGCTCTACTCCGGCAAAAACATCGTGGTAACCACTCCAACCGCGAGCGGAAAGAGCGAAATCTTCAGGCTTGCCATCTTTGACTCTTATCTCTCGAATCCTCGCGCAACGTATCTTCTCATCTATCCCACCCGCGCGCTTATCAACAACCAGTATGAGAAGTTCTCGCTCGAAGCCTTCCACTTCTTCAGGCTCACAGAAAAGATGCCGACGGCGAGTATCTTGACTGGCGACGTCCCGTGGGAGGAGAGGAGAAAGATACTCCGCGAGAAGCCGAACGTGATATTCACGACCCCCGACATGCTCCACTACAACGTCCTGAGGCGGTGGCGGGACTACGAATGGCTCCTGCGGAACCTCCGCTACCTCGTCGTTGATGAGCTCCACACCTACCGCGGCGTCTTCGGCAGCAACACTGCCTACCTCTTCCGCAGGCTGGCCTTCAGGCTGAAACGCCTCGGAGTTAAGCCCCAGATAATAGCCCTCTCCGCGACGCTCAGGAATCCGAAGGAGTTTGCCGAGAACCTCTTCAAAACCAAGTTCGAGGTCGTGGGAGAGGCCACAAACCCCTTTCCGAGGAGGTACCTAATCCTCTTCGAGCCGAGGAACCTCGACGAGAGACAGCTCCTCAGGGCGGTCGTCGAGAGGCTGGCGGGGAGAGGAATCAAAACCCTTGTCTTCTTCGACTCGCGGAAGGGCACCGAGAAGCTCCTGCGCTTCATGCTCGGCTCCCCGGTTTTCACGAAAACGAGCACCTACAAGGGAACACTGCCAAAAAACGTCCGCTGGGAAATAGAGTGGGACTTCAAGGAGGGAAGGCTTTTGGTTTTACTCACCACGAACGCCCTCGAACTGGGAATAGACATCGGAGATTTGGACGCAGTGATAAACTATGGCATCCCACCAGACGGCCTCTTCTCGCTCATCCAGCGCTTTGGCAGGGCTGGGAGAAAAGCGGACAGAGAGGCTATCAACGGTATCGTCCTGAGGAAGAACGGACTCGACTATTACTACAAGGAGCACGTCGATGAGCTCGTCGAGAAGCTTGAGAAGGGCATAATCGAGTACATGCCAGTCAACCTGGAGAACGAGCGCATAGCGGAAAAGCACCTGCACTATTTGCTCACTGAAATAGGAGTAATCGAGTGGGACGAACTGGACGAGTTCGAGCGAAAGGTGATGGAGAGGCTTGTTATAGAGCGCAGGGCCTCGCTCAGGAAGAACCCAATAACAGGCAAGCTCGAGGTCAGACCTCTGAGGCCCGCTTTCAGCTACTCCTCTCTCCGGACGGCCACCGACGAGAGCTTCTTCCTCGTCAAGGACGAGCCCTGGATAAGGGCGAAGCTGATGCAGAAGCGGGATATGGGAGAGCTTCTCCGCTTCGTCAACTGGCTCAAGATCAAGGGCTACCTCATCGAGGAGGTCGATGCCGACGAGTATCACCGCTCACTCCTCCCTGGAATGGCCTACTTCTCCCGCGGGGAGCTTTACATGTCAGGAGAGCGCTTAACCCTTGGAAAGTTCCACTTCGTCTTCGCCAGGCAGTTAAATCGCCTCTGGGACGTGGAGACATTCGTGAGCAAACGCGAGGAGGTAGAGATACTTGAGACAACGGCAAGCAAAGCGTATAAGGGCGTAGAGATAGGCCTCGGCAGGCTCAGAGTAAGGCACATCTATACTGGCTTCGCCATCAAGGGCAACGACGTGGGCAACTACGTGGCTGAACTGATGAGGCTGAAGGAAGCGGGAGTTCTGAAGGGCGAAATCTATTCCCCCCTGAACGGTGAGAGGGTCAAGGCCGACGAAGACTTCTCGATACTCAACTGGGAAAGGTTCGCCAGGGTTGAGTTCGAGGAGCCCCACATTAGGGAATTCGAGACCGAGGGAATCTGGCTCGTCTTCCCCGACTGGATACGAGAGATTCCGAACGAGGAGTTCAGGGAATTTTTTGGCATAGCTGCAGAGAAAGGCAAGGAAGACCTCGCTTTCACCCTCTACGAGAACCTGGACAGAAAGAAGCTCTTCCCCATCTACCTCGGTGCCACGAGCCACGTCATCAGGAAGGCCATAGACGACGCCCTCCAGCGTTTTGGAATAAACGAGGGGGAGCTGGCCTTTGCGATAAAGAAGATGGTGGACAGCAAGGATGGAATAGGCTCGGCCCTTCACGCCATAGAGCACAACATTATCAAGATAGCGCCCATCTTCACCTACGTCGATTCACGCGAGCTCGGCGGCTACAGCTACGCGAGCTTCCCCAATCCGCCCCACATCGGAAGGCCCCTCGTCTTCATCTACGACGGCAACGAGTTCGGCGCTGGGCTGGCGCCAATACTCTACGAGAACGCCGAAAAACTGATGGAGAAGAGTTTAGAGCACCTGAAGGGCTGCGAATGCAAAGACGGCTGCCCGGTCTGCGTCCTCTCGCCGAAGTGCGGCACCTTCAATGAGTTCCTTGACAAGTGGATGGCGATAAGGGTGTGGGAGAGATTACTTAAACAACCCAACAAAGGGCAAGATTTTTAA
- a CDS encoding cell wall-binding repeat-containing protein, whose protein sequence is MMWKKAIALLFGLMLITTTLSFGKVSAEETSVTVILVSDNEADCALAEYLANVTGAIIVTTTWGVYDPNVAAEIMSYAPDEVIIIGGPEAVVEQYVNDLQELGITVERWGGQNRYETNLMVMTQAQVKFKLKFKDKLIMVPGNDTAGIKAALRIAVRERAMIAFVNGTTNVTRLMLKLQVRTGNVTIVQTPLMNRTMLRIREQLRNQSRECNCTSVHVNITAEIALEAINASEERINTAKALLENATLTPMQERLVERMLTLAEKELSEAKEAYSEGKYGKAYGMAIAAKAHAEFVIRIASSEWSMRMRFNPMMRANVTLHRLEAQIKVLERAGIDVSELEALVEQLKVAIQNNDVETANVLLMRLESTLRELFMDGKSHLKAHAMLPAHRGAP, encoded by the coding sequence ATGATGTGGAAAAAAGCAATTGCACTGCTCTTTGGTTTGATGCTTATAACAACTACCCTATCCTTTGGAAAGGTTTCAGCAGAGGAAACTTCAGTAACTGTCATTCTTGTTAGTGACAACGAGGCAGACTGTGCACTGGCCGAGTACCTGGCAAACGTAACCGGTGCAATCATTGTGACGACTACGTGGGGTGTTTATGACCCGAACGTCGCCGCCGAAATAATGAGCTACGCTCCGGACGAGGTCATAATAATAGGTGGCCCCGAGGCAGTGGTCGAGCAGTACGTCAATGATCTCCAGGAGCTGGGTATTACAGTGGAGCGCTGGGGCGGTCAGAACAGGTACGAGACCAACCTCATGGTCATGACCCAGGCCCAGGTCAAGTTCAAGCTCAAGTTCAAGGATAAGCTCATCATGGTTCCGGGCAACGACACGGCCGGAATAAAGGCCGCCCTCAGGATAGCGGTCAGAGAAAGGGCGATGATTGCATTCGTCAATGGAACAACCAACGTGACCAGGCTGATGCTGAAGCTTCAGGTCAGAACCGGCAACGTGACCATCGTCCAGACTCCCCTTATGAACAGAACCATGCTCAGGATAAGGGAGCAGCTCAGAAACCAGTCCAGGGAGTGCAACTGCACCAGTGTTCATGTCAACATAACTGCCGAGATAGCTCTCGAAGCGATAAACGCGAGCGAGGAGAGGATCAACACCGCCAAAGCCCTCCTTGAGAACGCAACCCTCACTCCAATGCAGGAGAGGCTGGTAGAGAGAATGCTGACGCTTGCAGAGAAAGAGCTGTCAGAAGCCAAAGAAGCCTACAGCGAAGGTAAATACGGAAAGGCCTACGGGATGGCGATAGCGGCGAAGGCCCACGCGGAGTTCGTGATAAGAATAGCCTCTAGCGAGTGGAGCATGAGGATGAGGTTCAACCCCATGATGAGGGCCAATGTAACACTCCACCGCCTGGAAGCCCAGATAAAAGTCCTGGAAAGGGCAGGAATCGATGTCTCGGAATTGGAGGCTCTGGTTGAGCAGCTCAAGGTCGCCATCCAGAACAACGACGTGGAGACGGCCAACGTCCTCTTGATGAGGCTGGAAAGCACCCTTAGGGAACTCTTCATGGACGGCAAGTCCCACTTAAAGGCCCACGCCATGCTCCCTGCCCATAGAGGGGCCCCATGA
- a CDS encoding DUF2202 domain-containing protein — MRNMKLFGVGLLALLLGMTFGAVAAMPSWAGPRMPVQETAPLVDSTLTTYYADLSQEEIDGLLWMREEEKLARDVYLTFYEMYGLPIFYNIAQSEQTHTDTVLALIEKYNLTDPATDEIGVFTNPELQALYDQLVEMGSQSLVDALKVGALIEETDIADLEEWTEKTDNADIIQVYESLKAGSENHLRGFVSVLANYGVTYEPQVVSEDYYQEVISSANSHGFGNPMGDVVRGHGMWESAAQEPTQDTGIIDGIINTFRNTWNWMRGFAHRMGFAI, encoded by the coding sequence ATGAGAAATATGAAGTTGTTTGGAGTTGGGCTCCTCGCCCTGTTGCTTGGAATGACCTTTGGAGCGGTCGCGGCAATGCCGAGCTGGGCCGGTCCGAGGATGCCGGTCCAGGAGACCGCGCCCCTCGTGGATAGCACACTCACCACTTACTACGCTGATCTGAGCCAGGAGGAAATAGACGGCCTACTCTGGATGAGAGAAGAGGAAAAGCTCGCCAGGGATGTCTACCTGACGTTCTATGAGATGTATGGACTGCCAATATTCTACAACATAGCCCAGAGCGAGCAGACGCACACTGACACCGTGCTTGCCCTGATAGAGAAGTACAACCTTACCGACCCGGCCACCGACGAGATAGGCGTCTTCACGAACCCGGAGCTTCAGGCCCTCTACGACCAGCTCGTCGAGATGGGCAGCCAGAGCCTCGTCGACGCCCTCAAGGTCGGGGCATTGATAGAGGAGACTGACATAGCTGACTTGGAGGAGTGGACTGAGAAGACCGACAACGCAGACATAATCCAGGTCTACGAGAGCCTCAAGGCAGGTAGCGAGAACCACCTCAGGGGCTTTGTGAGCGTGCTCGCGAACTACGGGGTAACATACGAGCCGCAGGTGGTCAGCGAGGACTACTACCAGGAGGTCATCAGCTCGGCAAACAGCCACGGCTTCGGCAACCCGATGGGCGACGTTGTCAGGGGCCACGGAATGTGGGAAAGCGCCGCGCAGGAGCCGACTCAGGATACTGGAATAATTGACGGCATCATCAACACCTTCAGGAACACTTGGAACTGGATGAGGGGCTTTGCCCACAGGATGGGCTTCGCCATCTGA
- a CDS encoding SLC13 family permease, giving the protein MRLKLKKILIEEWLFSLSVSGLVLTSLVTQRIPHYSTDDFQVVFTLFVFLVIVNGLQRENVLRFLAANFQGNLGAVKLVAITGILSIFVTNDVALITMVPLTLAIDFEDAALVVILETLMANAVSALTPFGNPQNLFIYYHYNVSPADFVYTILPFVLVTSLVILLLSFKVRATPEVEFSGKPSREGWIYVGMFLLFIAAVLKIVPLWIGVIVLGYVLLFDRMSLRVDYFLLGTFLAFFGFTDNVSHLLRFELESSHETFFTAAFLSQIMSNVPSALLIADFTSDWKALLWGVNVGGFGTLIASLANLISYRIYSSHKNKEKKYLIRFHLYCFSLFLLGIILYLVIG; this is encoded by the coding sequence ATGCGGCTCAAGCTGAAGAAAATACTCATTGAGGAGTGGTTGTTTTCTCTCTCGGTCTCTGGCCTAGTCCTGACTTCCCTTGTGACACAGAGAATCCCCCACTACTCCACCGACGACTTTCAGGTTGTCTTCACACTATTCGTGTTCTTAGTCATTGTCAACGGCCTACAGCGCGAGAACGTCCTCAGGTTCTTGGCGGCCAACTTTCAGGGGAACTTGGGAGCGGTTAAGCTCGTTGCAATAACCGGGATTCTCTCGATTTTTGTCACCAACGATGTCGCTCTAATAACGATGGTTCCCCTCACTCTTGCCATAGACTTCGAAGACGCCGCCCTAGTTGTTATTTTGGAGACGCTAATGGCCAACGCCGTCTCAGCTTTGACGCCCTTTGGCAACCCCCAGAACCTCTTTATCTACTACCACTACAACGTTTCACCCGCAGATTTCGTCTACACTATACTCCCCTTCGTCTTGGTGACCTCTCTTGTTATACTTCTCCTGAGTTTCAAGGTGAGGGCCACTCCAGAGGTTGAGTTCTCTGGGAAGCCATCTCGGGAGGGATGGATATACGTGGGGATGTTTCTCCTGTTCATAGCTGCAGTCTTGAAGATTGTCCCCCTGTGGATCGGCGTTATAGTTTTGGGCTACGTCCTCCTTTTCGATAGGATGAGCCTCAGGGTAGATTACTTCCTTCTCGGCACTTTTCTGGCGTTCTTCGGCTTCACAGACAACGTCTCCCACCTTCTGAGATTTGAGCTGGAGTCCTCTCACGAAACATTCTTCACTGCCGCATTCCTCAGTCAGATAATGAGCAACGTTCCCTCAGCACTGCTCATTGCTGACTTCACGTCCGATTGGAAGGCCCTCCTCTGGGGAGTGAATGTCGGTGGATTCGGAACGCTTATCGCTTCACTTGCAAACCTAATTTCCTATCGCATATACTCATCCCACAAGAATAAAGAGAAGAAGTATCTGATACGGTTCCATCTATACTGCTTTTCATTGTTCCTGCTGGGGATTATCCTGTATCTGGTTATTGGATAA
- a CDS encoding DUF4405 domain-containing protein, with amino-acid sequence MKWKAAPAWLRGIIDLALTVVFIVIIISGIALYLAPSGRIADTLGWTFLGLDKDTWTNIHTYFGFAMVGLVAAHLIIGFKSMITMLRMGFRKTKWKPIAALLLVFALLAAGFYAYGTLIVEEENTEDTEGTYDYLDYLPNETINTTYTYVEITGTMLKSYTLQQLADLYGVPADELAKVLKEDYGIEAEPDELLETIELKNGLDREVFKEELAAAIEKLLGLNTPVEGNETAEGGEN; translated from the coding sequence ATGAAGTGGAAAGCGGCCCCGGCCTGGCTTAGGGGAATAATAGACCTCGCACTAACGGTTGTTTTTATAGTGATCATCATTTCTGGAATAGCCCTGTATTTAGCACCCTCTGGAAGGATAGCAGATACATTGGGCTGGACTTTCCTAGGGCTTGACAAGGACACGTGGACCAACATCCACACATATTTCGGCTTTGCCATGGTAGGTCTCGTGGCGGCTCACCTGATAATAGGGTTCAAGAGCATGATAACCATGCTCAGGATGGGCTTTAGGAAGACTAAGTGGAAGCCCATCGCTGCGCTGCTGCTCGTGTTCGCCCTCCTGGCAGCGGGGTTCTACGCTTACGGCACCTTGATCGTAGAGGAAGAGAACACGGAAGACACTGAGGGCACCTACGACTACTTGGACTACCTCCCGAATGAGACCATCAACACCACATACACCTACGTTGAAATCACCGGAACGATGCTCAAGAGCTATACGCTACAACAGCTCGCGGATCTCTACGGCGTCCCTGCGGACGAGCTGGCCAAAGTCCTGAAGGAAGATTACGGCATCGAAGCAGAGCCCGACGAACTCCTTGAGACCATCGAGCTCAAGAACGGTCTAGACAGAGAGGTCTTCAAGGAAGAGCTCGCCGCGGCGATTGAGAAGCTCCTGGGTTTAAACACCCCCGTTGAAGGAAACGAAACAGCTGAAGGAGGTGAAAACTGA
- a CDS encoding ribosome biogenesis/translation initiation ATPase RLI, whose amino-acid sequence MRIAVIDYEKCNPDKCGHFLCERVCPVNRMGGEAIIIDEENYRPIIQEASCTGCGICVHKCPFNAITIVNLPEELEEGCVHRYGVNAFVLYRLPVVKDGMVVGILGPNGTGKTTAVKILAGQLLPNLCGDNDSWDNVIRAFRGNELQTYFERLKNKEIRPVVKPQYVDLIPKAVKGKVRDLLKRADEIGAFDEVVDELELRNVLDRNIDQLSGGELQRVAIAAALLRNAHFYFFDEPSSYLDIRQRLKVARIIRKLADSGKAVLTVEHDLAVLDYLSDIIHVVYGKPGAYGIFSQPKGTRNGINEFLRGYLRDENVRFRPYEIRFTKSSERQSQASEILVEYPRLVKDYGGFRLEAEPGTLYMGEVVSIVGPNGIGKTTFVKMLAGVEKPTEGEVDWELKVSYKPQYIKADYEGTVYDLLSKIDASKLLSNFYKTELLNPLGIPDLYDKQVNELSGGELQRVAITAALIRDADLYLLDEPSAYLDVEQRLAVSRAIRHLMEKEGKTALVVEHDVLMIDYISDRIMVFEGEPGKYGKALPPTGMREGMNRFLASVGVTFRRDPDTGRPRANKEGSVKDREQKEMGEYYYVSP is encoded by the coding sequence ATGAGAATCGCGGTCATCGATTATGAGAAGTGTAACCCTGACAAGTGCGGGCACTTCCTGTGTGAGCGCGTCTGCCCAGTCAATCGGATGGGTGGCGAGGCTATAATCATCGACGAGGAGAACTACAGGCCCATAATCCAAGAGGCAAGCTGTACCGGCTGTGGAATCTGCGTTCACAAGTGCCCGTTCAACGCGATAACCATCGTGAACCTCCCGGAGGAGCTTGAAGAGGGCTGCGTCCACCGCTACGGCGTCAACGCCTTTGTGCTGTACCGCCTGCCGGTCGTCAAGGACGGTATGGTCGTCGGAATCCTTGGTCCAAACGGAACCGGTAAGACCACCGCGGTCAAGATACTCGCTGGCCAGCTCCTCCCGAACCTCTGCGGCGACAACGACAGCTGGGACAACGTTATTAGGGCCTTCCGCGGCAACGAGCTCCAGACCTACTTTGAGAGGCTGAAAAACAAGGAGATTAGACCCGTTGTCAAGCCCCAGTACGTCGATTTAATCCCCAAGGCAGTGAAGGGCAAGGTGAGAGACTTACTCAAGAGGGCAGACGAGATTGGAGCATTCGATGAAGTTGTTGATGAGCTCGAGCTCAGGAACGTCCTCGACAGGAACATAGACCAGCTAAGCGGTGGTGAGCTGCAGAGGGTTGCAATAGCCGCGGCTCTGCTCAGGAATGCACACTTCTACTTCTTTGACGAGCCCTCCAGCTACCTCGATATACGACAGCGCCTCAAGGTCGCGAGGATAATAAGGAAGCTTGCCGACTCAGGAAAGGCCGTCTTAACTGTCGAGCACGACCTGGCGGTTCTCGACTACCTGAGCGACATAATCCACGTCGTCTACGGTAAGCCTGGCGCTTACGGTATCTTCTCCCAGCCGAAGGGAACGAGGAACGGCATCAACGAGTTCCTCAGGGGTTACCTAAGAGACGAGAACGTTAGATTTAGGCCCTACGAGATACGCTTCACCAAGTCCAGCGAGAGGCAGAGCCAGGCGAGCGAGATACTCGTTGAGTATCCGCGCCTCGTCAAGGACTACGGTGGGTTCAGACTGGAGGCCGAGCCAGGGACGCTCTACATGGGTGAAGTGGTTAGCATCGTTGGCCCAAACGGTATCGGTAAGACCACCTTCGTGAAGATGCTGGCCGGAGTGGAGAAGCCGACGGAGGGCGAGGTTGACTGGGAGCTCAAGGTCAGTTACAAGCCCCAGTACATCAAGGCAGACTATGAGGGAACGGTTTACGACCTCCTGAGCAAGATAGATGCCTCAAAGCTCCTCAGCAACTTCTACAAGACCGAGCTGTTAAACCCGCTGGGCATTCCAGACCTCTACGACAAGCAGGTGAACGAGCTGAGCGGTGGAGAGTTGCAGAGGGTCGCCATAACTGCGGCGCTCATACGCGATGCCGACCTCTACCTGCTCGACGAGCCCTCAGCCTACCTCGACGTCGAGCAGCGCTTGGCTGTATCAAGGGCGATAAGGCACCTCATGGAAAAGGAAGGAAAGACTGCCCTCGTAGTAGAGCACGACGTCCTCATGATAGACTACATAAGCGACAGGATAATGGTCTTCGAGGGCGAGCCCGGAAAGTACGGTAAGGCTCTGCCACCGACGGGAATGCGCGAGGGAATGAACCGCTTCCTGGCCAGTGTGGGGGTAACCTTCAGGCGCGATCCTGATACTGGAAGGCCGAGGGCCAACAAGGAAGGAAGCGTCAAGGACAGGGAACAGAAGGAGATGGGGGAGTACTACTACGTCTCTCCCTGA
- a CDS encoding type I restriction enzyme HsdR N-terminal domain-containing protein: MDELRRAVLNVIRKIRSHRELYVKNEEAVKQHLIGEIFQALGWDWNNPEEVRPEERTEDGRADYALILNGGVFAYVEAKNLGVNILKREEPLRQLARYCFNSGVRYGILTNGAMWIAVKAFEEGSRLRDRVLLTVNIEEEPVEKAILKLSILSKSRIEDIERLSSLLRALELSFTGLKREGYPEEMLIEYLTSKEGSNTVPVEELTGDETPKAAYVYDNGWKLLPLPEKSIKGVLLAVLLYMERRAHGYQREEIRKAYEHLRTMPLNPKTALEILRKLEEEEKLRISVEL, translated from the coding sequence ATGGACGAGCTGAGAAGGGCCGTTTTGAACGTCATCAGAAAGATACGCTCTCACAGAGAGCTCTACGTGAAGAACGAGGAGGCCGTGAAGCAGCACCTAATAGGCGAGATTTTTCAGGCCCTCGGGTGGGACTGGAACAACCCCGAGGAGGTTCGTCCAGAGGAGAGAACCGAGGATGGAAGGGCTGACTACGCGCTCATTCTGAACGGGGGTGTCTTCGCCTACGTCGAGGCTAAGAACCTTGGTGTGAACATCCTCAAGCGCGAGGAGCCTCTGAGGCAGCTTGCCCGCTACTGCTTCAACTCAGGTGTTCGCTACGGTATTCTCACCAACGGTGCGATGTGGATAGCGGTCAAGGCATTTGAGGAGGGCTCCAGGCTGAGGGACAGGGTTCTGCTCACCGTCAACATTGAGGAGGAGCCCGTCGAGAAGGCCATCCTCAAGCTGTCTATCCTCTCGAAGTCCCGCATAGAGGACATCGAGAGGCTCTCATCTCTTCTCAGGGCGCTGGAGTTGAGCTTCACCGGGCTGAAGAGGGAAGGCTACCCGGAGGAGATGCTCATCGAGTACCTGACCTCAAAAGAGGGATCAAATACCGTTCCGGTGGAGGAGCTGACGGGCGACGAAACGCCCAAAGCAGCTTACGTCTATGACAATGGCTGGAAGCTCCTTCCATTGCCGGAGAAGAGCATCAAAGGTGTCCTGCTTGCGGTTCTCCTCTACATGGAGCGCAGGGCCCATGGCTATCAGCGTGAGGAAATAAGGAAGGCCTACGAGCACCTCAGGACGATGCCCCTGAACCCAAAAACTGCTCTCGAGATACTGAGAAAGCTCGAGGAGGAAGAAAAGCTCAGAATTTCCGTGGAGCTCTAA
- a CDS encoding winged helix-turn-helix domain-containing protein produces the protein MVESIQELAVIAEALSSPIRVRILKMLCEKEWYVYELAKTLGISRQLLYLHLKKLEKANLVESELRLEPNDPRAKKYYRAKPFKLVIDNEIVKNLKEV, from the coding sequence ATGGTTGAGAGCATTCAAGAGCTGGCAGTGATCGCGGAGGCATTGAGCTCTCCAATCAGAGTTAGGATACTCAAGATGCTCTGCGAAAAGGAGTGGTACGTCTACGAGCTCGCAAAGACCCTGGGCATTTCTCGCCAGCTGCTTTACCTCCATTTGAAAAAGCTGGAAAAGGCAAACCTCGTCGAGAGCGAGCTTCGCCTCGAGCCGAATGATCCAAGGGCGAAGAAGTATTACCGGGCAAAGCCCTTCAAGCTCGTCATCGATAACGAGATTGTGAAAAACCTGAAGGAGGTGTGA
- a CDS encoding AIR synthase family protein, whose protein sequence is MLPPGKIPPEKLREIVFNRLGAPGERVIIKSDLGVDATAIDFGSSVLVASTDPITGAEERIGFYAVHINANDVATFGAKPKWFLVSILLPENADDALLAKIMNELHESASKLGVAIVGGHTEVTPGLHRPIVVGTMLGEVSKEKLVTSNGAKPGDAIILTKWAGLEGTAIIASERSEELEKAFGKEFVEKAQSLIEMISVVEDALTANNEVGVNAMHDPTEGGVANGLHEMADAAELGFRVYAEKIPIRKETLKICEFYDLNPLALISSGALMIAAPKEKADGIISALKGKGINASVIGEFLEDKDSRVMVENGREKPLERPESDELWKVV, encoded by the coding sequence ATGCTGCCGCCAGGCAAAATTCCCCCAGAAAAACTCAGGGAGATAGTGTTCAACCGCCTGGGAGCCCCAGGCGAGAGAGTTATAATTAAGTCAGACCTCGGGGTAGATGCCACTGCAATCGATTTCGGTTCTTCCGTTTTGGTTGCCTCCACTGACCCGATAACCGGGGCCGAGGAGAGAATAGGATTTTATGCGGTTCACATCAACGCGAACGACGTTGCGACCTTCGGCGCCAAGCCCAAGTGGTTTTTAGTTTCTATCCTCCTTCCCGAAAATGCCGACGATGCCTTGCTCGCCAAGATCATGAACGAGCTCCACGAGAGCGCCAGTAAACTCGGCGTCGCAATAGTCGGCGGTCACACGGAGGTCACTCCGGGCCTTCACAGGCCGATAGTGGTCGGCACCATGCTGGGGGAGGTTTCGAAGGAGAAGCTCGTAACCTCGAACGGGGCTAAGCCAGGCGATGCAATAATCCTCACCAAGTGGGCAGGTTTGGAGGGAACGGCCATAATAGCAAGCGAGAGGAGTGAGGAGCTCGAAAAAGCTTTCGGAAAGGAGTTCGTGGAAAAAGCACAATCCCTCATTGAGATGATAAGTGTCGTGGAAGACGCCTTAACTGCCAACAACGAGGTCGGCGTCAATGCCATGCACGACCCCACTGAGGGCGGCGTGGCGAACGGCCTCCACGAGATGGCCGATGCTGCCGAACTCGGCTTCCGCGTTTACGCAGAGAAGATCCCGATAAGGAAAGAAACACTAAAAATCTGTGAGTTTTACGACCTCAATCCGCTCGCCCTCATCAGCTCAGGTGCGCTTATGATAGCCGCTCCCAAAGAAAAAGCCGATGGTATAATCTCCGCCCTCAAGGGGAAGGGCATAAACGCCTCGGTAATCGGGGAGTTTCTGGAAGACAAAGACTCAAGGGTAATGGTTGAGAACGGAAGGGAAAAGCCTCTGGAAAGGCCAGAGAGCGACGAGCTCTGGAAGGTCGTTTAG